The genomic segment TAGAAGTTCCCGATTCCTGCACGGGAAAAACCTTCCGCGCCCATTGCACGGAAGGTCGACGTTCATTGAATCCCTAATGTGACGGCGAGAAGCAAGGCGACGCAGGCAAGTGTCACCCAAATCGCAAACAACTTCCAGACGAATCGTAACCATTTTTCATACGGGATGCCGGCAATTGCAAGGAACGCCATCAAATGGGCACTCGTCGGAAAAATCATATTCGTCAACCCGTCCCCATACTGGAAGGCGAGGACTGCGACTTGTCGTTCAATCCCTAACAAATCAGCGAGTGGCGCCATGATTGGCATCGTCGTCGCTGCTTGTCCACTCCCGGATGGAATGAAGAAGTTTGTAATCAACTGGACGATGTACATGCCGATGACGGCAAGCGACGTCGGTAAATGTCCGACCGCGTTCGATAAACCATAGATGACTGTGTCGATGACACGACCGTCTTCCAAGATGACGACAATCGCACGTGCGAAGCCGACGATTAAAGCACCGAACGTCACGGCTTTCGCCCCGTCAATCAAACTTTCGAACGTCCGATTGACACCGAGTGTCGCGATTCCGGCGAGCATTCCGATGATGAGGAACGATGCCGTCAACTCCGTTAAGTACCAACCCCACTCAAAGATTCCGATGACGTTCAGGGTGATGCCGCCAATCAAAACGATGAGAACAAACGCATGCTTCTTCGAAAATCGTGAAAAGGTTGTCGTCGTTTCTTCTTTCCGATGTTTCTCTAAGTCATAAACTAAGCTGCGCTCCGGGTTTTTTTTAACCTTTTGTGCATAATTCATGACGTATAAAATCGTCACGAGTAAAAAAGCTAAGTAGATTGCCGTCCGGTAACCAATCCCACTGAACAATGGCACTTCGGCAATCGACTGTGCAACACCAACCGTAAACGGATTGAGCATGCCGCCGGCAAAACCGACCGCTGCCCCGAGACTGACGATGGCAGCGCCCGTCATCGCATCGTAACCGAGTGCCCGGGCGAGCATGATACCGATCGGGACGAAAATAATCGTTTCTTCTGCCATGCCGATCGTCGCTCCAGCAACCGAAAAGACGAACATCGTCATCGGAATCATGATATGACCTTTTTGACCGAATCGATTGATCAATTGATTGATTCCGGATTCGATCGCTCCCGTCTCACGGATGATGCCGAAGACACCACCGACGAGAAAGATATAGAAGATGATGCCAGCACCCGCTTCCATGCCTTTTGGTATCGCTTCAAACAATCCAAACAAATTAACGGGTGCCGACTCGACTGCCCGGTATGTACCATCGATGACGACCGTCTGTCCATCTTGTTTCTCACGATCAAATTGACCTGCTGGTAACGTATACGTCAAGATAACTGAAATCAGTAAAATCCCCATGATAATCGCATATGTATGAGGCATTTTAAAGAAAGAGCGTGAAGACGGATCTTCCTGGACTTTACGTTCGTTCATTTAGTTGCCTCCTCTTAAGTCTAAATCTAGCTACTCTTAAGATAATGCCCTATTTTTGGAAAAAATAACAGATGTTCGAGGGAATTTTAATTTTTTTGTAACAAAAAAGAGAACTTTCGTTCGCTTTAGACATAAAAAAAAGCCTGACGATTGCCAGGCTTTCTTACTACTTATTATACAGTGAACGTTTGCACGTCAAGTGGCTTAGCGAGTGCAGTTTGTGCGAATGCGACGAACTGTCCGAAATGCGCGCTCGTGTTGTGTGTTTCGACTGCTGCTTGATCTTCCCATTTCTCAATCATCATAAAGACGTTTTCGTCCTCTGTGCTTTGGAATAGGTCATAGCTGACGTTTCCTGCTTCTAAGCGTGAACCGTCGACCAATGCTTTAGTAGCCTCCAAAAATTCAGTACGTTTTGCTGGTTGTACTTCTAATTTTGCTTCGATTGCGATCATGTGAAATCCTCCTTTATTTTTCGTTAACTTAGCTAGTTTAGCACCTCGATTATGCAAGTGCTACAAAGATGCCTAGACGATTACGTTAGTCTGATTTCGGGTAAAAAAATGGTATGTTTTTGACATCAGAGAGGAGTGTACACGATGGGTGTCGAGCTTTTTCATTTTGAGGATGATGGCGTGATTCCAAATAACCCACGCTATCCGGTCTTGATTTATCGTCATGTCTTTGAGGACCCGTCCGCCATCGAGACGACATTTCACGCGAATAATTGGCAGAACAGCTGGGTCGACGGTATTTTTGATTTCCATCATTACCATAGCGTCGCCCATGAAGTCATCGGCATTCTTGAAGGACATGCCACTGTTCAGCTCGGCGGACCGCTCGGAAAGACGTTTACGCTGACTGCAGGTGACGTCATCGTCTTACCTGCCGGAACCGGACATAAAGCGCTTGATACGAGTCGCCGCTTCAAAGTCATCGGCGCCTATCCGAACGGTCAAGACTATGACACGTTGACGGGTGATGCCTGCGAACGACCGGGTAATCTCGAACGGATTGAACACGTCGAGCGTCCATCGACCGACCCCGTTTATGGTCAGACCGGTCCGTTGTTTGAGTACTGGTGAGCAAACGGTTGACGTTTTTTTCTCATCCATCCGTGGTAAAGCCTATTATTGTGAATTTTGGAGGAGGAAACGAAATGAATGAGACAGAACGGACAATCCTGCTCGCCGCCTTAAAACAACAGACGGTGACATTCCCCGATTCAACGCACGTTCGGGCACACGGTCAAGGAACGTGGCATATGGGCGAAGAACCCGCAAAACGCGAAGCTGAAATCGAAGCTTTGAATGTCGGACTCGACAGTGGAATGGAATTGATTGATACGGCAGAAATGTACGGTGAAGGGGCGTCGGAACAATTAATCGGTGAAGCAATCGAAGGACGACGTGAAGAAGTGTTTCTCGTCTCGAAGGTTTATCCTCATAATGCTGGAGGAGACAAGCTACGCGAAGCGTGCGAACGTTCGTTACGTAACTTGAAGACGGATTATCTCGATCTTTACTTACTCCACTGGCGCGGTGACATCCCGCTCCAAGAGACGGTCGATGGTCTCGAACAGTTGAAGGCTGAAGGAAAAATTCGCCGCTGGGGTGTCTCGAACTTTGATGTCGCAGACATGAAAGAATTACTTGCGTTAGAAAACGGCGATCAATGTGCTGTCAACCAAGTACTTTATCACCTTGGCTCACGCGGGATTGAATACGAATTGATGCCGCTCTTAAAAGAGCACGGCATTCCAGTCATGGCGTACTGCCCATTAGCAGAAGGCGGGAGTCTCCGGGAGAAGCTACTTGATCACCCAACCGTTGAACGCCTTGCTGAAACACATGGTGTCGACCCGGCACAAATCTTACTCGCCTTCGTCGTGCGGAGCGGTGATGTCATCGCCATTCCGAAAGCCGGTCAGGCGAAGCACGTCGAAGAAAATGGTCGCGCCGCACTCTTACAACTGACGGATGAAGAATTCGCAGCACTTGATGAAGCATTCCCTGCTCCAACTAAAAAAGAACCGCTCGATATTGTCTAAGGAGGAATTTGTTTATGGATACGAAAGTCAAACTCGGAAAATCAGATCTCATGGTCCACCCAATTGGTCTTGGAACAAATGCCGTCGGTGGGCATAACCTTTACCCGAATCTCGATGAACAAGCAGGACGTGATTTGGTTCGTGTCGCTTTGATGAACGGCATCAACTTTTTAGATACGGCCTTTATTTACGGACCAGAACGTTCAGAAGAACTCGTTGGTGAAACGTGGAGCGAGACGGTCGAACGCAAAGACGTCATCCTCGCAACGAAAGGCGCGCACAAAATCGTCGACGACGAGGTCGTCATCGATAACTCACCCGAGTTTTTGAAACAGTCGGTCGAAGAGAGCCTGAAGCGTTTAAAAACGGATTACATTGACTTGTTCTACATCCACTTCCCGGATGACGCGACACCGAAAGATCAAGCGGTCGCTGCACTTGCCGAATTAAAGGAACAAGGAAAAATCCGAGCGATCGGTGTCTCGAACTTCTCACTCGAACAATTAAAAGAAGCCAACAAAGACGGACATGTCGACGTCTATCAAGGTGAGTACAACTTGTTCAAGCGGGATGCAGAAAAAGAAATCCTGCCTTATATCCGCGAACACGGGATTTCATTTGTCCCGTACTTCCCGCTCGCTGCCGGATTACTTGCCGGAAAATATGACGAGAACACGAAGTTCGATGATTTACGTGCGAAGGATCCCCTTTTCCAAGAAGATGTCTTCAAGGACAACTTAGCAAAAGTCGAGCTACTTCGCCCGATTGCAAAAGAAAAAGAGGTCGACGTCGCGCATGTCGTCCTCGCTTGGTACCTGGCGCAAGATGGCATCGATGCCATCATTCCTGGTGCAAAACGTGCCGATCAAGTAACGGATACGCTCCGGACGATTGAAGTCGAGCTGACGGATGCAGACATTAAAAAAATCGATCAAATCTTTAGTTAACATCATACAAGCCCTCGGTCGTAAGATGACCGAGGGCTTGTTCGTGAGCAAATAGCGCGAAAATCAAAAAGACAACACGTATGATAACAACAGAGGAGGCGATTTTGAAATGAAACATCATTTTCATTTAACAGCAGACTGGCCGGGAAACCGAAACGACATCGGCGACATCGAGACCGGTGACTTAAAAACGAAGATCTCGATTCCGGAGGCAATGGATGGTCCTGGCGTCGGGACGAATCCGGACGAGATGTTACTCGGAGCAGCCGCGACCTGCTACATCATCACGCTTGCCGCGATGCTCGAGCGCAGCAACATCAAAAAAGTATCACTGACGATGGAGTCTGAAGGCATCGTCGATGTGACGAACGGTGTCTTTACGTATGACCAAATCATTCATCGTCCCACGTTGATTTTACCTGCCGATACGACAGAGGCAATGGTCAAGATGGCACGTCGCCTCGCGGAAAAAGCGGAAGGTTCATGCATGATCACCCGTGCGCTTGCAGGAAATGTAAAAGTCTCGCTTGAAGCGGTGATTGAAGTAGAAGCTTAATCGATGACTTTCTCCATATAAAAATAGATTTTTATACTTCGCTCAATTTTGGCAACGTGCTTTCCTACGGGATTCGCGTTGCCCTTTTTAATTAGAAGATCTTTCTTTAAATAAAGAGCGGTCTGAACCTGTCTAAAAAAGATTCTTCCTTTTTTCGTGCTTTCCTCGGGCGAGGCGCAAGCCGAGGCTCCTTATTCTGACGAATAATGAACCTGGTCTCGCTTGCCTCTGTCAGCGCGAAAACGCGCTTCTTCCCGTAGGAGTCATGAAAAAGGAATCTTTTTTTACATCATCATTTTAGTAAAATAAGAAAAAAAAATCTCTAATTATTTTTGAACAATTGCAGAGTAATTTTCATTTGGAATTAGATTGTTGCTGCACGATTTCCAATTACTTCGTATACTGAATTTAGTTTGGAATTTATTGGAGGTAATCAGATGTCTTCGTTTCAGGAACAATTGCAGAACCAACACTCTACAACAGATCCTTCTACAAAAAACGCACCTATTCAAACAGCAGATTATACAACAGAATTATTAACTCATTTAAATGAGCTTTTTTATAAATCGATTGTTGATCTTCAACAAAATCAATTGACTGAAGAAATGATCGAAACGACGAATCGCTGGCTGTCCGCATTAAATGAACCGAGCTTGACGGTTCCATTACAACGACAATTAACAGCGTCTTCAACACCGCTCCCACTTCAATATGAAAAATCATTAAGAGCCTGGGATTTAATCGCACCCGGTCAGGAAAATCAAGAAAAGTTACTACATCATTTGATTGATGAGTTGGCTACTGCTCAATCGGCGGACTGGATGGTGAGTTTCACTCGACATTCTGGTATTCAAGCGTTAGTCCCAGCCCTTCAAGAAGCGGAACGATTAAATAAACCAATTCGTGTTCTCACTTCGTTTTATATGAATATCACTGAAGCGAAAGCACTTCGTACACTGATGCAGTTCCGTAATGTTGAGATTAAAATTTATGAACCGATCAAAAAGAATCAAGCATTCCATCCAAAAGCGTATTTATTTACGCGAGAAACTGATTTACATAGTGCCATTATCGGTTCGTCTAATTTATCAAAATCAGCACTTACAAATGGCCTTGAGTGGAATGTCCGAATTCCTCATTCTCCGCTTACTTCTCTTGTCTCTCAAGCACAGACGTTGTTTACTAATTTATGGACGAGCAACGAAGCAATCACATGTACAACAGAAATTTTAGAACAGTATGAACAACACCATTTAGATATGCCAAAGATCAGACAGTTTGTTGTAAACGACCGTGTTGCTGAAGACGCTGTAGACTATGACACGATCCACCCCAATGAGATGCAGCTCCCGGCCTTAGAACAGCTTCACCGGTTGCGCTTAAAAAACCAAACTAAAGCCATGGTGATTGCTGCAACAGGAACAGGTAAAACCTATTTAGCTGCTTTTGATGTAAAACAATTTGAAGCTAAACGTGTACTCTTTATTGCGCACCGTGGAAAATTACTCGCTCAGGCAGAGCAGACTTTCAAAAAAATTTTTACCGATTCGACAGCTACTTTCGGACGCTATCAGGCAAATCAAAAAGAAACAGACAAACAATTTACTTTTGCTACCATTCAAACATTTTCAAAAGAAGTTCATTTGGAACAATTTGATCGTTCCACATTCGACTATATTATTATTGATGAATTTCATCACGCAGCATCAGATTCGTATCAAAAGGTTTTAAATCACTTTACACCGCAGTTTTTACTCGGCATCACAGCAACGCCAGAACGAATGGACGGACTAAATATCTTTAAATTAGTCGATCATAACATCGCATATGAAATTCGTCTCTATGATGCACTGGCTCAAGATTTATTAACTCCGTTTCATTACTTTGGGATTCAAGATGATGAAGAAATTGACTATGAAATGATTCCTCAAAAAAACGGACTTTATATCGAAAAAGATTTAGTCCAAGCACTTGAACGGTCTTCCCGAACGGAATATATCCTTGAGATGATCAATAAGTTTGGCAACAGTGGCTCTACTCAAGTCGGTCTTGGTTTTTGTGTCAATATCAATCACGCTGAATTTATGGCTGCTGAATTTAATAAGCACCACATCGAAGCATTGGCGATCACAAGTAATCAAAGTGAAGTAGAACGAGAACAAGCTATTCAGCGGTTAGAAGACGAACATGATCCATTATCTTTCATCTTCACAGTCGATTTATTTAATGAGGGTGTCGATATCCCTAAAACTAACTTGATGCTTTTCTTACGTCCGACGGAATCACCAACAATTTTCATCCAACAACTTGGGCGTGGATTACGCAAGCATGATTCGAAAGAATACGTGACGATTTTAGACTTTATCGGGAACAGCCAGCGTGCATTTGTAGCCCCACTCGTTTTATCCGGACAACAATCATTCCATTCCATCGATCGTTATCATGTCGCAAACGCTGTCCAAAATCACTTCCCGATCCTACCAGAAGGATCACTCGCGATTCTCGATCGTGTAACCGAAAACTTTATTATCGAGCAAATGAAGAAAATTGAGTTTTCTACAAGTAAACAGCTACGTGAAAGTTACCAGCGCCTTACGACAATGATTGGTGATACACCGTCACTCAATGACTTAGTGACGCATCGTGATGCTCCGGCCATTGAAGCAATCATTCAACAATGGAAAAGTGTACTACGATTAAAACAACTTGAGAAAGTCGCAACGGATGAAGAACTCTCCCTTTTACTCAATCCGGATGCACGAAAAGTCATTGAACATATCGAAAGTTGGTTCCCAATCCGTGAGCCCTTTAGTTTATTGATGGTGCAATTACTTTTAAATCAAGAAACGATTTCGGTCGATGATGTTATTCAGGCAGCTGCAAACCGCTTTGCGATTTCAACTTCTGCGATATCCCATCGCTCGTCTCTTACTCAGCATTTGTTCAAACGATGGTCGACACCACTAAAAAATGACCGGCTACCGCTACTTGCTGTATTAAACGATGGACGCTTCCAGTTTTCAACGCAAATGACAGAAGCGTTATCCTCCAATGAACACTTAGCTTCATACTTAAGTGAATTGATTCAGGCTGGACTGCATGCTTTTGAACAACTATCGGGAGGTGAAGTCTGGTTAGCAAGTAATCAATCATTGATTTCGCGGATGACGTATAATCGCTCTGTCATCCAACGTTTACTCGAGTCACCGCACCAAGAAGGTTCCTGGCGAGAAGGTGTCGCACAAGCAGGGGAAGATTATGTACTGTTCGTTAATCTGCACAAAAACGAATCGATTGAGGACCAACTCAACTATCAAGATTACTTCATTGATAAAAAGCATTTCCATTGGCAATCCCAAAGCATTGCGACTGCACATGGAAAAGCAGGAGAACTCTATCGTCACCATCAGGAACGCGGTATTAAGATTCACTTATTTATTCGTAAAGCAGAAAAAGAGCAGGGCCGTTCCTTACCTTTTACGTACTTTGGTGAGCTGATTCATAAAAGTAGTCAAGGTTCTAAACCGATCAATGTCGAGTGGATCTTAAAAGAACCTTTGACGGCAGAAGAATTTATTTCGTGGAAAAAGCTCTCATAATTTTTTCAACAGCCGGGATATCTGCCGGAGCCCACTCTAACTGTTGTAAATTTTGAACGCTTACCCATCTAAGTTCTGCGTGTTCCAGCGCTTTAGGTATACCTGCAACAATTTCCGCGTAATATGTCGACAGCTCAACAATGATTTTTTCGTATTCATAAAGTGTTGTTTCAATATGTTCTTTCACTTGAACCGTACAATTTAATTCTTCGTTGATTTCACGGGATAGTGACTGTTCCGGTCGTTCTCCTTGTTCGATTTTTCCGCCAGGAAACTCCCACATGTTCGGTAACGACATTGCTTCACTTCGTAAGGCACAGAGTACTTCATTGCTTGAATTAAATATTACAGCACCGACAACTTGGATTGTTTTTTTCAAAATAACGTCCACCCCTTCTTTAAATCTTGTCTACAGCATTCAATATAAGTATAGAAGATGATTTATTTTATACATGAGTTAACAGAAGATCATCCTCGTAATTACGAAGGTGGTCTTTTTTCGAAGCAGAACCTTCGTTTCCACTCGACTCCTATGGGAAAAGAAAACATGACCGGTCATGTTTTCGTCAGAGCTGAACAAGACCCGAATCGGGACAAGCATTGGACCGAAGCGCGGCTTGTTGCTCGCCCATGGAAAGCGAGTGGAAAGAGAAGGTTCGATTGAAGAACGTTCACTTAAATTATCTCCACCTGGATCATCTTGACTTATCCACAGAAAGCAACAATCGACACGCTAAATATTCATCAATTTGAATTATCCACATGTGGACAACTTTTCCTATGCTATAATTTGACTACTTATCCACAACCAGAAATGAGGAACTCATGTGCCACGCGAAATCTATCCTGTCGTCGTCAAAGCGACGGCTGTCGAACAAATCAAAAATGGTCAGCCTTTATTGTATAAAGAACTGTTCCAAAAAAGTAACCATCTTAAAGAAGCAGGTGCGTTACTCCGGCTGACTACAGAAGATAAAGAATACCTTGCGACCGGCTATTTTGGCAAGCAAGAAAAAGGACTTGGCTGGTTACTCTCGACGGACGAAATTC from the Exiguobacterium oxidotolerans JCM 12280 genome contains:
- a CDS encoding putative quinol monooxygenase — its product is MIAIEAKLEVQPAKRTEFLEATKALVDGSRLEAGNVSYDLFQSTEDENVFMMIEKWEDQAAVETHNTSAHFGQFVAFAQTALAKPLDVQTFTV
- a CDS encoding cupin domain-containing protein, which gives rise to MGVELFHFEDDGVIPNNPRYPVLIYRHVFEDPSAIETTFHANNWQNSWVDGIFDFHHYHSVAHEVIGILEGHATVQLGGPLGKTFTLTAGDVIVLPAGTGHKALDTSRRFKVIGAYPNGQDYDTLTGDACERPGNLERIEHVERPSTDPVYGQTGPLFEYW
- a CDS encoding (deoxy)nucleoside triphosphate pyrophosphohydrolase gives rise to the protein MKKTIQVVGAVIFNSSNEVLCALRSEAMSLPNMWEFPGGKIEQGERPEQSLSREINEELNCTVQVKEHIETTLYEYEKIIVELSTYYAEIVAGIPKALEHAELRWVSVQNLQQLEWAPADIPAVEKIMRAFSTK
- a CDS encoding DUF3427 domain-containing protein, whose product is MSSFQEQLQNQHSTTDPSTKNAPIQTADYTTELLTHLNELFYKSIVDLQQNQLTEEMIETTNRWLSALNEPSLTVPLQRQLTASSTPLPLQYEKSLRAWDLIAPGQENQEKLLHHLIDELATAQSADWMVSFTRHSGIQALVPALQEAERLNKPIRVLTSFYMNITEAKALRTLMQFRNVEIKIYEPIKKNQAFHPKAYLFTRETDLHSAIIGSSNLSKSALTNGLEWNVRIPHSPLTSLVSQAQTLFTNLWTSNEAITCTTEILEQYEQHHLDMPKIRQFVVNDRVAEDAVDYDTIHPNEMQLPALEQLHRLRLKNQTKAMVIAATGTGKTYLAAFDVKQFEAKRVLFIAHRGKLLAQAEQTFKKIFTDSTATFGRYQANQKETDKQFTFATIQTFSKEVHLEQFDRSTFDYIIIDEFHHAASDSYQKVLNHFTPQFLLGITATPERMDGLNIFKLVDHNIAYEIRLYDALAQDLLTPFHYFGIQDDEEIDYEMIPQKNGLYIEKDLVQALERSSRTEYILEMINKFGNSGSTQVGLGFCVNINHAEFMAAEFNKHHIEALAITSNQSEVEREQAIQRLEDEHDPLSFIFTVDLFNEGVDIPKTNLMLFLRPTESPTIFIQQLGRGLRKHDSKEYVTILDFIGNSQRAFVAPLVLSGQQSFHSIDRYHVANAVQNHFPILPEGSLAILDRVTENFIIEQMKKIEFSTSKQLRESYQRLTTMIGDTPSLNDLVTHRDAPAIEAIIQQWKSVLRLKQLEKVATDEELSLLLNPDARKVIEHIESWFPIREPFSLLMVQLLLNQETISVDDVIQAAANRFAISTSAISHRSSLTQHLFKRWSTPLKNDRLPLLAVLNDGRFQFSTQMTEALSSNEHLASYLSELIQAGLHAFEQLSGGEVWLASNQSLISRMTYNRSVIQRLLESPHQEGSWREGVAQAGEDYVLFVNLHKNESIEDQLNYQDYFIDKKHFHWQSQSIATAHGKAGELYRHHQERGIKIHLFIRKAEKEQGRSLPFTYFGELIHKSSQGSKPINVEWILKEPLTAEEFISWKKLS
- a CDS encoding aldo/keto reductase yields the protein MDTKVKLGKSDLMVHPIGLGTNAVGGHNLYPNLDEQAGRDLVRVALMNGINFLDTAFIYGPERSEELVGETWSETVERKDVILATKGAHKIVDDEVVIDNSPEFLKQSVEESLKRLKTDYIDLFYIHFPDDATPKDQAVAALAELKEQGKIRAIGVSNFSLEQLKEANKDGHVDVYQGEYNLFKRDAEKEILPYIREHGISFVPYFPLAAGLLAGKYDENTKFDDLRAKDPLFQEDVFKDNLAKVELLRPIAKEKEVDVAHVVLAWYLAQDGIDAIIPGAKRADQVTDTLRTIEVELTDADIKKIDQIFS
- a CDS encoding aldo/keto reductase, with product MNETERTILLAALKQQTVTFPDSTHVRAHGQGTWHMGEEPAKREAEIEALNVGLDSGMELIDTAEMYGEGASEQLIGEAIEGRREEVFLVSKVYPHNAGGDKLREACERSLRNLKTDYLDLYLLHWRGDIPLQETVDGLEQLKAEGKIRRWGVSNFDVADMKELLALENGDQCAVNQVLYHLGSRGIEYELMPLLKEHGIPVMAYCPLAEGGSLREKLLDHPTVERLAETHGVDPAQILLAFVVRSGDVIAIPKAGQAKHVEENGRAALLQLTDEEFAALDEAFPAPTKKEPLDIV
- a CDS encoding OsmC family protein, which gives rise to MKHHFHLTADWPGNRNDIGDIETGDLKTKISIPEAMDGPGVGTNPDEMLLGAAATCYIITLAAMLERSNIKKVSLTMESEGIVDVTNGVFTYDQIIHRPTLILPADTTEAMVKMARRLAEKAEGSCMITRALAGNVKVSLEAVIEVEA
- a CDS encoding YfcC family protein — translated: MNERKVQEDPSSRSFFKMPHTYAIIMGILLISVILTYTLPAGQFDREKQDGQTVVIDGTYRAVESAPVNLFGLFEAIPKGMEAGAGIIFYIFLVGGVFGIIRETGAIESGINQLINRFGQKGHIMIPMTMFVFSVAGATIGMAEETIIFVPIGIMLARALGYDAMTGAAIVSLGAAVGFAGGMLNPFTVGVAQSIAEVPLFSGIGYRTAIYLAFLLVTILYVMNYAQKVKKNPERSLVYDLEKHRKEETTTTFSRFSKKHAFVLIVLIGGITLNVIGIFEWGWYLTELTASFLIIGMLAGIATLGVNRTFESLIDGAKAVTFGALIVGFARAIVVILEDGRVIDTVIYGLSNAVGHLPTSLAVIGMYIVQLITNFFIPSGSGQAATTMPIMAPLADLLGIERQVAVLAFQYGDGLTNMIFPTSAHLMAFLAIAGIPYEKWLRFVWKLFAIWVTLACVALLLAVTLGIQ